The following coding sequences are from one Brienomyrus brachyistius isolate T26 unplaced genomic scaffold, BBRACH_0.4 scaffold1376, whole genome shotgun sequence window:
- the LOC125730532 gene encoding microtubule-associated protein RP/EB family member 1-like isoform X1, producing the protein MAVNVYSTSVTSDNLSRHDMLAWINESLQLNLTKIELLCSGAAYCQFMDMLFPGCVPLKKVKFQAKLEHEFIHNFKILQAGFKKMGVDKIIPVDKLVKGKFQDNFEFVQWFKKFFDANYDGKEYDPVEARQGQETVPVPNSAVPALNKPKKVLNTEVRLSPRKVPKPAAMIAPQRSAAVPKTTPKMAPTSARRPGMGGGDDERAELIQEINILKSTIQDMEKERDFYFGKLRNIELICQEKEGECDPTLQRIVDILYATDEGFVIPDAESEDQEEF; encoded by the exons ATGGCTGTGAATGTCTATTCCACTTCGGTCACCAGTGACAACTTGAGTCGCCATGACATGCTGGCGTGGATCAATGAGTCCTTACAGCTGAACCTCACCAAGATCGAGCTGCTGTGTTCAG GTGCTGCATACTGCCAGTTTATGGATATGCTGTTTCCCGGCTGTGTGCCTTTGAAAAAAGTCAAATTTCAGGCCAAACTGGAACACGAGTTTATCCACAACTTTAAAATATTGCAAGCCGGGTTCAAGAAGATGGGTGTAGATAAG atTATCCCCGTTGACAAGTTGGTGAAGGGGAAATTCCAGGATAACTTTGAGTTTGTCCAGTGGTTCAAGAAATTTTTCGATGCCAACTATGACGGGAAGGAGTATGACCCAGTAGAAGCTCGCCAGGGTCAAGAGACAGTGCCCGTGCCCAACTCCGCAGTGCCTGCCCTGAACAAGCCGAAGAAGGTGCTCAACACCG AGGTCCGACTCTCTCCTCGAAAGGTGCCCAAGCCCGCTGCAATGATTG CTCCCCAGCGATCGGCGGCTGTTCCCAAGACCACTCCCAAGATGGCCCCCACTTCGGCACGGAGGCCAGGGATGGGAGGCGGCGATGATGAAAGGGCCGAGCTCATCCAGGAG ATAAATATTCTCAAGTCCACCATTCAGGAcatggagaaggagagagacttTTACTTTGGCAAGCTAAGGAATATTGAATTGATATGCCAGGAGAAGGAGGGCGAGTGTGACCCAACCCTGCAGAGGATCGTGGACATTCTTTATGCCACAGAT GAGGGGTTTGTCATACCGGATGCTGAGTCAGAGGACCAAGAGGAGTTCTAA
- the LOC125730532 gene encoding microtubule-associated protein RP/EB family member 1-like isoform X2, giving the protein MAVNVYSTSVTSDNLSRHDMLAWINESLQLNLTKIELLCSGAAYCQFMDMLFPGCVPLKKVKFQAKLEHEFIHNFKILQAGFKKMGVDKIIPVDKLVKGKFQDNFEFVQWFKKFFDANYDGKEYDPVEARQGQETVPVPNSAVPALNKPKKVLNTAPQRSAAVPKTTPKMAPTSARRPGMGGGDDERAELIQEINILKSTIQDMEKERDFYFGKLRNIELICQEKEGECDPTLQRIVDILYATDEGFVIPDAESEDQEEF; this is encoded by the exons ATGGCTGTGAATGTCTATTCCACTTCGGTCACCAGTGACAACTTGAGTCGCCATGACATGCTGGCGTGGATCAATGAGTCCTTACAGCTGAACCTCACCAAGATCGAGCTGCTGTGTTCAG GTGCTGCATACTGCCAGTTTATGGATATGCTGTTTCCCGGCTGTGTGCCTTTGAAAAAAGTCAAATTTCAGGCCAAACTGGAACACGAGTTTATCCACAACTTTAAAATATTGCAAGCCGGGTTCAAGAAGATGGGTGTAGATAAG atTATCCCCGTTGACAAGTTGGTGAAGGGGAAATTCCAGGATAACTTTGAGTTTGTCCAGTGGTTCAAGAAATTTTTCGATGCCAACTATGACGGGAAGGAGTATGACCCAGTAGAAGCTCGCCAGGGTCAAGAGACAGTGCCCGTGCCCAACTCCGCAGTGCCTGCCCTGAACAAGCCGAAGAAGGTGCTCAACACCG CTCCCCAGCGATCGGCGGCTGTTCCCAAGACCACTCCCAAGATGGCCCCCACTTCGGCACGGAGGCCAGGGATGGGAGGCGGCGATGATGAAAGGGCCGAGCTCATCCAGGAG ATAAATATTCTCAAGTCCACCATTCAGGAcatggagaaggagagagacttTTACTTTGGCAAGCTAAGGAATATTGAATTGATATGCCAGGAGAAGGAGGGCGAGTGTGACCCAACCCTGCAGAGGATCGTGGACATTCTTTATGCCACAGAT GAGGGGTTTGTCATACCGGATGCTGAGTCAGAGGACCAAGAGGAGTTCTAA
- the LOC125730534 gene encoding LOW QUALITY PROTEIN: DNA (cytosine-5)-methyltransferase 3B-like (The sequence of the model RefSeq protein was modified relative to this genomic sequence to represent the inferred CDS: deleted 1 base in 1 codon) has product MSTRQMASLRAEKTFPLCDAESPEDQIKPMLDWAYGGFLPKGSEGLKPMENSDSGSLNQQVLDVALTECFPAAKRPRLGLCKAKQGTEDVYSREQMFHEVLKNHRSIEEFCLSCGKTRVATFHPLFEGGLCQTCKDVYLEMCYMYDDDGYQSYCTVCCGGREVLLCGNANCCRCFCVDCLDILVGAGASESARALDPWCCYMCQPPARYGILKRRHDWNIKLQEFFVNDNGQEFENPKIYPAVPADQRRPIRVLSLFDGIATGYLVLRDLGFKVGQYVASEVCEDSISVGVVRHEGKIQYVHDVRNITRKDISEWGPFDLVIGGSPCNDLSIVNPARKGLYEGTGRLFFEFYRLLSEAKPKEGEDRPFFWMFENVVAMGVNDKRDISRFLECNPVMIDAIEVSAAHRARYFWGNLPGMNRPLCASGMDKLELQDCLEHGRVAKFGKVRTITTRSNSIKQGKDQHFPVIMNGKEDILWCTELERIFGFPVHYTDVSNMGRGARQKLLGRSWSVPVIRHLFAPLKDYFACE; this is encoded by the exons ACAGCGGCTCGCTGAACCAGCAGGTCTTGGATGTTGCTCTGACTGAGTGCTTCCCGGCAGCCAAGAGGCCGAGG CTGGGCCTGTGCAAAGCCAAGCAGGGCACGGAGGACGTGTACAGCCGAG AACAAATGTTTCATGAAGTTTTAAAGAATCACAGAAGTATCGAAG AATTTTGTCTCTCATGTGGGAAGACAAGGGTAGCAACGTTTCATCCGCTATTTGAAGGAGGCCTGTGTCAAACATGCAAG GATGTCTACCTGGAGATGTGCTACATGTATGATGATGACGGATACCAGTCCTACTGCACCGTGTGCTGCGGGGGCagggaggtgctgctgtgcggGAATGCCAACTGCTGCAG gtgttTCTGCGTCGACTGCCTGGACATCCTGGTGGGTGCGGGGGCATCAGAGAGTGCCCGTGCGCTGGACCCCTGGTGCTGCTACATGTGCCAGCCCCCAGCGCGCTACGGCATCCTCAAGCGACGCCATGACTGGAACATCAAGCTCCAGGAGTTTTTTGTGAATGACAACGGGCAGGAGTTT GAAAACCCCAAGATCTACCCGGCAGTACCAGCGGATCAGAGGCGCCCCATCCGGGTTCTCTCGCTGTTCGACGGAATCGCCACAG GGTACCTGGTGCTGCGGGACCTGGGCTTCAAGGTGGGCCAGTACGTGGCATCAGAGGTGTGCGAGGACTCCATCTCGGTGGGCGTGGTGCGGCACGAAGGGAAGATCCAGTACGTGCACGACGTGAGGAACATCACCAGGAAGGAT ATCTCAGAGTGGGGACCCTTTGACCTGGTAATCGGCGGCAGCCCCTGTAACGATCTCTCCATCGTCAACCCTGCCAGGAAGGGCCTGTATG AAGGCACCGGACGGCTCTTCTTCGAATTCTACCGGCTGCTGAGCGAGGCCAAGCCGAAGGAGGGAGAGGACCGGCCCTTCTTCTGGATGTTTGAGAATGTGGTGGCCATGGGGGTGAACGACAAGAGGGACATCTCACGCTTCCTTGAG TGCAATCCAGTGATGATCGACGCCATCGAGGTGTCCGCAGCCCACCGCGCCCGCTACTTCTGGGGGAATCTTCCAGGGATGAACAG ACCACTTTGTGCATCAGGGATGGACAAACTGGAACTTCAGGACTGTCTGGAACACGGTCGCGTGGCAAAG TTTGGAAAGGTGCGAACCATCACCACCCGCTCCAACTCCATTAAGCAGGGAAAAGACCAACATTTCCCCGTCATCATGAACGGGAAGGAGGACATCTTGTGGTGCACGGAGTTGGAAAG AATATTCGGGTTTCCTGTGCACTACACTGACGTGTCCAACATGGGCCGCGGGGCCAGGCAGAAACTGCTGGGCCGCTCCTGGAGCGTCCCGGTCATCAGGCACCTGTTCGCCCCTCTCAAGGACTACTTTGCCTGCGAATAG